DNA from Amycolatopsis sp. DSM 110486:
CTGGCTGGGTCCGCGCTGTTGTCTGCGGGGTGGCCGTCGGGCTGCTCGTGTTCGCGGTGCCCGGTGTCGCCGGCGTCGGGCAGCCGGGGGCCGCGGCGGGCGGCCTGAGTGTGTTGCTGGTGCTGGCGGTGGTGAAGGTCGTCGCGACGGGCGTGACCGTCGGGGCGGGCGGGGTGGTCGGGACGATCGGGCCCGCGTTGTTCGTCGGGGCGACGGTGGGCTCGGCACTGCCCATCGCGGGCGGCGCCGCGGCGGGGATGGCCGCGTGCCTGGCCGCGGCGTCGAGGGCACCGGCGACGGCCGTCGTGCTGGCGGTCGAGCTCAGCGGGCTCGACCTGTTGCCGCCGATTCTGCTGGCGGCGGCGATGGGCCGGCTGGCGGGGCTGCTCACGCGGCACGGCGTCTTCGATGTTCCGGAGCCGACTAGGCTGGCCGGCGGGTAGGGGAAAGGGGTTCCATGGCGGGCGTACGCCAGTTCGACGAGCGCGAGGCTCTCTCACGCGCCCTCGACGTCTTCACCGACCGCGGCTTCCGCGCCACGTCGATGCTCGACCTGGCCACCGGCACCGGCGTCCAGCGCGGCTCCCTGTACAACGCCTACGGCGGCAAGGAAGAAATCTTCCTGCGCGCCTTCGGCGAATACACGGCCGACTTCCTCGCCGGCGCCTCCGCGGCCCTCGACCGGCCGACGAAACGCGCGGCCCTCCTGTCGTTCTTCGACTACTGCATCGAGACTTTCACCGCCGGCACCCCGGCCCACGGCTGCCTCTCCACCCGCACCGCCATCGAAGCGGCCACGGAGTCGCCGCGCGCGGAGTCCGCCGTGCGGGCCTTGCTGGACGAGCTGGAAACCCTCGTGTACGCCAAACTGTCCACTCTGGACGACGGCGTCGAGTCCCCCGTGGACCTCCACGGCGCCGCCCGGCTCGTCGTGAGCACCACGCGCGGTCTCGCGGTGATGGA
Protein-coding regions in this window:
- a CDS encoding TetR/AcrR family transcriptional regulator, with amino-acid sequence MAGVRQFDEREALSRALDVFTDRGFRATSMLDLATGTGVQRGSLYNAYGGKEEIFLRAFGEYTADFLAGASAALDRPTKRAALLSFFDYCIETFTAGTPAHGCLSTRTAIEAATESPRAESAVRALLDELETLVYAKLSTLDDGVESPVDLHGAARLVVSTTRGLAVMERVRYEPDELREIAETLVTSLFGR